One Panicum virgatum strain AP13 chromosome 3N, P.virgatum_v5, whole genome shotgun sequence DNA segment encodes these proteins:
- the LOC120664033 gene encoding cation/H(+) antiporter 20-like yields MSASASAADMAAVKTSSNGVWQGDDPLHFAFPLLILQALLILVLSRALAFLLRPLRQPKVIAEMVSGILLGPSALGRNKAYLRTLFPPWSAPVLESVASLGLLFFLFLVGLELDLRSVRRSGRRAFAIAAAGISLPFACGVGVAFVLRRAIPGADQAGYAPFLVFMGVALSITAFPVLARILAELKLLTTPIGETALAAAAFNDVAAWVLLALAVAISGGGDRGPITSLWVLLCSAAFVAAWMLAVKPAMAWVARRADAEGDGGGDAWVAATLAGVLASGFATDLIGIHAIFGAFVFGLTVPKEGAFAGRVTARVEDLVSELLLPLYFASSGLKTDVAAIRGGVAWAMLALVIGTACAGKIAGTFGVAMACGMSAREAVVLGVVMNTKGLVELIVLNIGRERKVLNEETFAILVLMALVTTFITTPTVMAIYKPARAAGRRRLHHRKLQGAVPSAPSSPSATAGAGAQELRVLACIHGGQDVPALINLIETIRGHTQPRRLVKLYILRMVELTERTSSILMVRAARRNGLPFLRPRRAGEPHDQVDVAFDTYAQLGHVSVRPMTAVSALHTIHDDVAAVAEDKRVSLVVLPFHKRQTGHGDDVENLGPEWRAVNRRILREAPCSVAVLVDRGFGGGEQVSSEQVAHGVCVVFFGGPDDREALELASRMAEHPGVEVTVVRFVDGKAGSEEQCEVTLRPSNTKNADRSYTFSTAVIDTRKEKELDEAAVAEFRQRMGSLVRFEERVVVGNVIEEVVSIGKSREYGLVVVGKGRLPSSMVAQLAVRPAEHPELGPIGDALASSGHGVTSSVLVVQQHDMSNADEVPVSVVVDGHAHDGEFAKDMAMAEP; encoded by the exons atgtcggcgtcggcgtcggcggcggacaTGGCGGCGGTGAAGACGTCCTCCAACGGTGTGTGGCAGGGCGACGACCCGCTCCATTTCGCCTTCCCGCTGCTCATCCTGCAGGCCCTGCTCATCCTCGTCCTCAGCCGCGcgctcgccttcctcctccgcccgctgcgCCAGCCCAAGGTGATCGCCGAGATGGTGTCGGGCATCCTGCTCGGCCCCTCCGCGCTGGGCCGCAACAAAGCCTACCTCCGCACGCTCTTCCCGCCCTGGAGCGCGCCCGTGCTCGAGTCCGTCGCCAGCCtcggcctcctcttcttcctcttcctcgtggGGCTGGAGCTCGACCTCCGCTCCGTGcgccgcagcggccgccgcgccttcgccatcgccgccgcggggaTCTCGCTCCCCTTCGcctgcggcgtcggcgtcgccttcgtgctccgccgcgccatCCCGGGCGCCGACCAGGCCGGCTACGCCCCCTTCCTCGTCTTCATGGGCGTCGCGCTCTCCATCACCGCGTTCCCGGTCCTGGCGCGCATCCTCGCCGAGCTCAAGCTGCTCACCACGCCCATCGGGGAgacggcgctcgccgccgccgcgttcaaCGACGTCGCCGCCTGGGTGCTgctcgcgctcgccgtcgccatctCGGGCGGCGGGGACCGCGGGCCCATCACCTCCCTGTGGGTGCTGCTGTGCAGCGCCGCGTTCGTGGCGGCGTGGATGCTCGCCGTCAAGCCCGCGATGGCGTGGGTGGCGCGCCGCGCGGACGCCgagggggacggcggcggcgacgcctggGTCGCCGCGACGCTGGCGGGCGTGCTGGCGTCTGGGTTCGCGACGGACCTGATCGGGATCCACGCCATCTTCGGCGCCTTCGTCTTCGGGCTGACGGTGCCCAAGGAGGGCGCGTTCGCGGGGCGCGTGACGGCGCGGGTGGAGGACCTGGTGTCGGAGCTGCTTCTGCCGCTCTACTTCGCGTCGAGCGGGCTCAAGACGGACGTGGCGGCgatccgcggcggcgtggcgtgggcgaTGCTGGCGCTGGTGATCGGCACGGCCTGCGCCGGGAAGATCGCCGGCACGTTCGGGGTGGCCATGGCGTGCGGGATGTCGGCGCGGGAGGCGGTGGTGCTGGGCGTGGTCATGAACACCAAGGGACTCGTCGAGCTCATCGTGCTCAACATCGGCAGGGAGCGAAAG GTTCTGAACGAGGAGACGTTCGCGATCCTGGTGCTCATGGCGCTGGTCACCACCTTCATCACCACGCCCACCGTCATGGCCATCTACaagcccgcgcgcgccgccggccgccgccgcctccaccaccgcaaGCTCCAGGGCGCGGTCCCCTCGGCGCCGTCCTCCCCgtcggccaccgccggcgccggcgcccaggAGCTGCGCGTGCTGGCCTGCATCCACGGCGGCCAGGACGTGCCGGCGCTCATCAACCTCATCGAGACCATCCGGGGCCAcacgcagccgcgccgcctcgtCAAGCTCTACATCCTCCGCATGGTCGAGCTCACCGAGcgcacctcctccatcctcatggtgcgcgccgcgcgccggaaCGGGCTCCCgttcctccgcccgcgccgcgccggggagCCCCACGACCAGGTCGACGTCGCCTTCGACACCTACGCGCAGCTCGGGCACGTCAGCGTCCGCCCCATGACCGCGGTGTCCGCGCTCCACACCATCCacgacgacgtcgccgccgtcgccgaggacAAGCGCGTCTCTCTCGTCGTGCTGCCGTTCCACAAGCGCCAGACGGGGCACGGCGACGACGTCGAGAACCTCGGGCCGGAGTGGCGCGCCGTGAACCGGAGGATCCTGCGGGAGGCGCCCTGCTCGGTGGCTGTCCTCGTCGACcgcggcttcggcggcggcgagcaggtcaGCTCGGAGCAGGTCGCGCACGGCGTCTGCGTCGTGTTCTTCGGCGGGCCGGACGACAGGGAGGCGCTGGAGCTCGCCAGCAGGATGGCCGAGCACCCCGGTGTGGAGGTCACCGTCGTGCGGTTCGTCGACGGCAAGGCCGGCAGCGAGGAGCAGTGTGAGGTCACCCTGCGTCCATCCAACACCAAGAACGCTGACCGGAGCTACACATTCTCCACAGCCGTGATCGACACCCGCAAGGAGAAG GAGCTggacgaggcggcggtggcggagttccggCAGAGGATGGGGTCCTTGGTGCGGTTCGAGGAGCGGGTGGTGGTGGGCAACGTGATCGAGGAGGTGGTGTCGATCGGGAAGAGCAGGGAGTACGGCCTGGTGGTCGTCGGCAAGGGCCGGCTGCCGTCCTCGATGGTGGCGCAGCTCGCCGTGCGCCCGGCGGAGCACCCGGAGCTCGGGCCCATCGGCGACGCCCTCGCTTCCTCCGGCCACGGGGTGACGTCGTCGGTGCTCGTCGTGCAGCAGCACGACATGAGCAACGCGGACGAGGTGCCGGTCTCTGTCGTCGTCGACGGCCACGCTCACGACGGCGAGTTTGCCAAGGACATGGCCATGGCCGAGCCATAA